TGGTCGTGAAGGTTTCGACGGCCGATTGCACGGCATTTGTATAGCGGTGGCGCAGCACCTCATCGGGGCCAAACTGGCCGAAGTCGATGCCTGTCCAGCCGGAGATCAGCGTCAACGCCCCCTCGAATGAAGCGTATTTGCGGTATTCGTTGAACTTTCGCTGTGCCTCGGCATCCGTTTCGCCGACCACGACGGTCTGCAGATTGAAGGCAAGGATCTCCCGGGGATTGCGGCCGACACGTTCGGCCGCTTGCCGCACATTGGCGACATAGCGTTTGAGTACGGCCTTGGACGGGGCTGCGACGAAAATGCATTCGGCATGGGCGCCGGCGAAATCCTTGCCGCGGCTGGAGGCGCCGGCCTGGTAGAGCACGGGCGTGCGCTGCGGCGACGGCTCGCTGAGATGAATGCCAGGAACGGTGAAATGCTTCCCGGCGTGACGGATAGGGTGGACCTTCTGCGGATGGGTGAAGATGCCCTTTTCCCGATCACGCACCACGGCACCGTCTTCCCAGCTTCCCTCCCACAGCTTGTAGCAGACCTCAAGATACTCTTCGGCAAGCTCGTAGCGGTCGTCGTGGTTCGTCTGGGCGGGCTGGCCGACGTTGAGCGCACCGCTGTTGAGATAGGACGTGACGATGTTCCAGCCGACCCGGCCTTTGGTGAGATGGTCGAGCGTTGAGATGCGCCGGGCGAACGTATAGGGATGCTCGAAGGAGAGCGACGCCGTGAGGCCAAAGCCTAGATGTTCGGTCTCATAAGACATTGTCGGGATAAGCTGCAGCGGATCGTTGACCGGCACCTGGGCAGAATGGCGCAGTGCCGCATCGACATTGCCGTTCAGCACGTCGTAGACGCCGAGCACATCGGCTATGAAGAGCCCGTCGAACTTGCCGCGCTCCAGCGTCTTTGCCAGATGCACCCAATAATCGAGATCTTTGTAGGTCCATGACTTGTCGCGTGGATGGCGCCAGAGTCCTGGAGACTGGTGTCCGACGCAGTTCATGTCAAAGGCGTTCAGCCTGATTTCTCGGCTCATGTCATTGTTCCTGCATGTTTTCGATTGGACCTCGCTCAGGCGTCGGCCGCTTTCCTGTTGATGAAGCTGAAGGCCAGCACCGCGAATATGAGGGTGCCGGTGGCAACCTGCTGCCAGTAAAAATTGAGGCCTGTCAGAAGCAGTCCGTTGGCAACGATGCTGAGGAGCAGGACGCCGAGGACGGTGCCGGCGACATTCGGGCGCCCGAGCGGCGAGAATGTCGTGCCGATGAAGGTGGCGCCGATCGCACTCAGCAGAAAGGCATTGCCGGAAGAGGGGATATAGACCGTGACGGTTGCCGTCAGGATGATGCCCGCGACCGCCGCGATGATCCCGGCGAGGATGAAGGTCGCGGCAACATGAGGGCCACGGCCGACCCCTGAATAGCGTACGACGCTTGGCTGAATGCCGATCGAAAGCACGACACGGCCGAACCGCGTCCGGGAAAGGAGCACCGAGACGCCGGCAATGATGAGAGCGGCGATCAAGAGTGGCACCGGCACGCCCGCGATAACCCCGTGCCCCAGAAAACGGAAGGCCTCCGGCACGCCCGCGGGCGGCAGGTAGACCGGATTGCCGCCGTTCGTCAGAAGCTGCTGGATGCTGCGCCCGATGAACAAGGTGCCGAGCGTTGCCAGAAACGGCGACACGCCGATCGCCGAGATCAGGATGGCATTGAAGGCACCGACGACGGCACCTGCCGCGAGCCCGCCCAGAAGTGCAACGGCGATCGGCTCGCCGGTAAGTACGAGGGAAACGAAGGCGAAGCTTGCGAAGTCCACCGCGGTGCCGACCGAAAGATCGATGCCGCCGGCCGAAACCGTCAGGGTCATGGCGATCGAGACGATCGCGAGCAAGGTGAAATTGTTGACCAGAATGCCCTGCAGGTTGCCCAAAGTGGGGAAGGTCGGTGCGGCTGCTGAGAAGATCGAGAAGACGACGACGAGGGCCAGTATGAGGCCGTATCTAGCCAAGCCTGCGGCGTATCGCCCGGCAAATGTCGAGGCGGACATGGTCAGATCTCCCGTTTACGCAACAGCGTCGTGGCCGAGACGACGATCAGGATCAGGAGACCCTGGACGCCGCTGACGAGCGTGCTCGGCAGGTTCAGAAGCTGGAAGCCATTGATGAGGAAGCCGACGAAGAGAGCGGAAACCAGTGTTCCGGTGATCGTCGGAACGAGGCGGCGCGAGAAGACCGAGCCAAGCAGCGCAATGACGACGACCGGCAGCAACATCTCGCCCGAACCGGTGGTGCTGCCACTGAGATAGGAGACGGAGAGAATGCCGGCGAAGCCGCCGCACAGACCGCTGACGACGAAGGCTCCCGCAAGCAACCGCTTGAGCGGCAGGCCTGCGGCACGGGCTGCATCCGGGAACTCGCCGGCGGCATAAAGTCTCAGTCCCAGCGGGGTGTATTGGACGATCGCCGCTGCAAGCGCGGTGAAGCCCATCAGGACATAGGCAAGGACTGGAATGCCGAAGCCGTCGGACGCCGACATCGCGGTCAGGAAATCCGTCGAGGCGGGGACGACGGTGTTCTGGGTCAGGACCAGCTCGAGGCCGGCGACAACGTTCATGACGGCAAGCGTTGCCAGGAGAGGCACGATGCCGGCAAAGACCACGGCTGCCGCATTGACCGCGCCGATTGCAAGTCCCGTGAAAAGCGCGCCGCCTGCTGCGGTGAGATCGCCGTATCCGAGCTGGATCAGCGTCGCATAGGTCGCAGCGCTGAGCCCCATATTGGCGGCAAGCGACAGATCGATGCCGCCGGTGACGACGTTCGATCCACCGGCGATGAGCACGATTGTGAGGCCGATCGCCAGGACGCCTGCGATGGCCGATTGGCCAAGGACATTGCCGATATTGCCAATCGTCAGGAAATAGGGGGCGGTAAGCGAGAACACGACGAGAATCGACGCAAAGGCGAGCAGCGAACCGACGCGGAGCGCCGAAGCTGCGACCCTGCCCTTACCAGCCCTTACCCGGGGCAAATGCCTGGTCGAAGCAGCGGGGAGGGAGGCAAACTGGACGTCAGCCGACATGGCGCAATCCTTCCGAAGCGCCGGTCGAGGCCGCCAGCACTTCATCCGTTGTGGTCTTCGAGGAGACGAGCTCGCGGATCACGTGGCCGCGGAAAAACACGAGAATGCGGTCGGTCATGCCTACAAGCTCGGGTAGATCCGACGAGAGCACGATGACGCCGGCACCACGAGCAGCTAGCTCGCCGATCAGCGAGTAGATCTCGACCTTGGAGCCGATGTCGACCCCAACGGTCGGTTCGTCGAGAAGGTAGATCTCCGATTGGCGGCTAAGCCACTTGGCTATCGCCACCTTCTGCTGATTGCCGCCGGACAGCGTGCGAACCAGCGTGTCGCGGCCCGCGGTCTTGATCTGCAGGCGCTTGATGAGGTCGTCGGTATCGGCGCGCTCACGTCTTCCCTCCAGGAATCCGAAGCGCGTATATCGGGCAAGGCTCGATAGGGTGATGTTTTCGCTTAGGCTGAGATCAAGGCCGACGCCATGGCCGCGCCGGTCCTCAGGCACCAGCCCAAGCTGCCGGTCGACCGCCTGCACGGGATTGCGCGGTTGCGCCGTCTTGCCCGCGATCTCGATCACACCGGATGCCGCCTGCTGAAGTCCGAAGAGCGTGCGCACAATGTCCTTGGCCCCCGAACCCAGCAGCCCGGTGATGCCGAGGACCTCTCCGCGGCGCAGCGAAAAGCTGATGTTGTTGAAGCGGTTCGGTGCCGAAAGGGCTTGGACTTTAAGAACTTCCTCGCCGAGCTCTACCTGGCGTTTCGGGAACATCTCGGTGATGTCGCGCTCGATCATCAGGCTGGCGATCGCCTTTGCAGACGTCTGGCTGATCTCCAGGCAGGCAACATCGACGCCGTTGCGCAACACCGTCACATGGTCGCACAGTTCCTCGATCTCGTTCAGATAATGGGAGATGTAGATGATGGTCACGCCCTCGCTGCAAAGGCGGCGGATCAGGCGGAAGAGAATTTCGGCCTCACGACGGACAAGTGCCGCAGTTGGCTCATCGAAGACCAGCACTTTGGGCTGATGAAGCAGTGCGCGGGTGATCTGGACGATCTGGCGCTCGGCGGTGGAAAGCTCGCCGATCAAGGCATCCTTGGGCAGCTCCACGCCAAAATAGTTGGCGAGAATTTCTTCCGCGCGCCGCTGCATGGCGCGGCGATTGAGAAACGGTGTACCGGCTACGCGGGCCTCCCGTCCGAGAAACAGGGCTTCTCCGATCGTGAAGGTGGGTACCAGCAGCCGATCCTGATGGATGAAATGAATGCCGAGTGCCTCGCACAGATGCGGCGTCAGCCGATCGTATGGCTTGCTTTCGATCTCGATCAGCCCCTCGTCCGGCGTGTGCAGGCCGGCAAGAATCTTGATGAGCGTCGACTTACCGGCTCCGTTCTGTCCGACAAGCCCGTGCACGGTGCCGCGGCGAACGGCAAGCGCGGCGCCGGCAAGCGCCTGCGCGCCTCCGAAGTGCTTCACGACATGGTCGAGGCGAATGATGTACTCGTCATTCTCGATTGTTTGCGCGATGGCGGATGCGGTCATGTTGCAGGCTGCTCACAAGAGAAATGGGAGCGATGCGGCGGGTGCCGCATCGCCAGGACCGGTGTCAGCCGATACCGAGCTTCTTGATGATCTCGCCAACATTGTCCTTGTTCGCGAGGAGTGCCGGTACATAGGTTTCGCGCGGCAGGCTCTGGCCGGCGAGAAGCCTGGCAACGTTGCGAACCGCGACCCGGCCGATCTCGGCCGGCTGCTGGGCTGCATCTGCGCCTGCAGGGGAGTTCGGATCGGCAACGAGCTGGAGAACTTCCGGGCTGCCATCGACGCCATAGGTGCGGATTTCGTTGCGGCCGGCTGCGGCGATCGCCTGGGTGGCGCCGAGCTGCGGGATATCCCAGGCCGACCAGACGGCCTTGATCGAGCCCTTGTCCGGATACTTGTTGAGGATCGCGGTGATCTGCGTGAACGCGTCCTGAACCGTATTGGGGATGACGTCGCGCAGCTCCGGCTGAAGGATTTTCGCCTTCGGGAAGTATTTGATGACGTTGACGAGCTGGTCATAGCGGATTGCGCAGGGTGTTACGCCATAAAAGCCGTTGAAGACGACGATGTTGCCTTCGCCTCCGATGTCGGAGACGAGCTGCAGGGCGAGGTCTTTGCCGATGTCCCAGTTGTCGGAGGTCGTATTGTTGATCGAGTTGGTCGAACCGACGTCGACGGTCAGGACGGGAATGCCTGCGTCGCGAGCTTTCTTAAGCCAGGGATCGATGACGCTGAGTGTGCCGAGGATCTGTACGAGGGCGTCCGGCTTCTGGGCGACGAGCGTCTGGAGCTGGGCGATCAGCTTGCCGTCATTGCGGCCGGCATCGACCGCAATCGGCTCGCCGCCCAGCCGCTTCACCTCTTCGATCTGGGCGTTATAAACCTGAAGGTCGAAATAGTGGTCGGTGCCCGTGGCGCTGATCGCGACGCGCTTGCCCTTCAGTGAAAGACCGTCGTCTGCGGCACTTGCCTGTCCGCCGGCGGAGACGCCTGTCCCTGCAAATGTCGCCCCGGCGACCGCCGCGAGCTTCAAGATCTCCCGGCGCCCGAAGCCCGGTCCACGTCCCTCATTCATGAATAACCCTCTCGTTTCGTGTAGTCCACAAATTATATAGATTTATGTTGCAAAGGAGGAACGTTATTCCAAAAGCGATGCCTGCCAGGAAAATTTCGCAAGCCCGGTGTCAAGTTCAGCGATCGACGTTGCGGCCGAGCCCGTAGGTGAGGGCAAGCGCTCCGACTAAAACGGCACCCTTGACGAAGTCCTGCGTGTAGTAGGGAGCATTCAGCATGGTGAGACCGTTGAGAAGGACGCCGATGAAGACGGCGCCGACGACGGTGCCGAGCACGTTCGGGCGGCGCAGATTGAGAACGGCAAAGCCGATCAGCGCGGCCGCAACCGAATCCATCAGCAAAGAGCCGCCCGACGAGACGTCGCCACGTCCAACCCGGGCTGCGATGACGATGCCACCGAGGGAGGCAAGCGCTCCGGATATGACGTAAGCAAGGGTCTTCAAGCGCGGCGTGGATGCTCCAGCAAGCCGCGTAGCGACCTCGTTACCACCCGTTGCAAACAGCAGCCGGCCGATACGCGTGCGCTCGGTCAGGACGAAAAGGACGATGGCAACGACGATCATCAGCATGACGGAAACCGGGAGCGTGCCGAAGAGGCTGTAGCGGCCGATGAGGAGGAAGGCCGCATCATAGGCGCCTGTCGCCTTGGAGCCATTCGGCAGGACGAAGCCCGCGGAAATCGAACGCCCTCCCGTTGGAATGAGCTGGAGTCCCGAAAGCAGGAACATAACGGCGAGTGTCGCCAGCAGATCAGGCACGCGCAGACGTACGATCAGGAAAGCATTGAGAAGCCCGATCGCGGCGCCGAAGGCCAGAACCAGCGGCACTGTCGCAAAGGAATCAAGATGCCAGACGATCATCGCATAGCTTGCGGCCATGACGCTGGAGGCGGCGACGGCGCCAATCGAGAGATCGAAACCGCCGACGGCGAGTGTCACCGTAACGCCCGCACCAAGAATGGCAACGACGGACACGGCCTGCAGGATGCTCATCAGATTGCCGAGAGTGATGAAGGCCGGCTCGGCAATGGCAAAGCCAACGAGCATCAGGCAGAGCAGGATGAAGACGGCCCCTGAACGAAGGATTGCGCTCGCGGTTCCTTTCTGGCGGTCAATGCTCGGGGTCTCCGGCGTTTCGGCCTGTTGCGCGAGAGCCCCATCCTCGATCGTGGTCATGCATATGTTCCCTGAATGGCGGAAGAGACCGCATCGGTCGCAACCGGTCGCAGCGTGTGGCGATCGATGGTGAGGATGCGGTCGGCGACCTCGTGGGCCTCCTCCGGATCGGACGTGGCGATCAATGTGGCGCGGTCGGTGCGGGCGCGGATCGCCTCGATGATGTCGCGGCGTGCACCGACATCGACGCCCTGGAACGGTTCGTCGAGGAGGAGCAGTCGGCTCGGTTCCGCTTCCCACCGCGCAATCACCGCCTTCTGCTGGTTGCCGCCCGAGAGCGTCCAGATGGAGGCAAGTGGCCCCGCGGTCTTGATCCCAAGGCGGGCGATCGCGTCGCTCGCCTCACGTCTTTCGCGGCCGCCGAAAAGGAAACCGTTGCGATACCATTTGGCAAGATGCGGCAGGCTTATGGTCGCAGCCAGCGAATTGCCCGGCCAGGCGGGCGGCATCAGTGAGGAGCGATGGCGATCCTCCGCTGCCATGGCGACGCCGGCGGCAATCGCGTCGGCAGGAGATTTCGGTCTGTGCGGTCGACCGCCGAGCAACATCTCGCCGCCGGCGAGGCGTGCGACGCCGAAGATCGCGGAAAGCAGCCTGCTCTTTCCGGCGCCGAGCACCCCGGTCACGGCGACGACTTCGCCTTCACGCAGTAGCAGATCGAAAGGGTCGCTCGCGGGCACCAGTTGTGCGTTTCGCATCTCGAAGACTGCTGGCCCCGTCGCCAGTCGTGCGTCCGGTCGTGCGGCATCCAGCCTGCGGCCGATCATCGTTTCGATCGCGCTCGGGAAATCGATTGGCCTTTTGAAGCTGCCGACGACGCGCCCGCCACGCATGACGACGGCGCGATCGGCGATGGCCTCGAGGTCCGCCGTCCGGTGCGATATGTAAAGGATAGCAAGCCCCTCGGCGCGCAGGCGCAGCAAAATATCGAAGAGCCGACGGGTTTCGTCGCCTGAAAGGCTCGCCGTCGGCTCGTCGAGGATTAAGAGATCGGCTCTGTTGGCCAGCGCGCGGGCGATCGCGACCAGTTGCCGGTCGGCGGCGGATAGATCGCCGAAATCTCGATCGAGCGCGAGCGAAAAACCAATGGCGTCGAGCATGGCCTTTGCCTCGCGGCGGATGCTCCTGCGCGAGACGAAGAAAGGCGTGCTGCGCTCGGCAAAGCGGTGGAGGAGCAGGGCGTCCGCCACCGTCAGACCGGCAGCACCGACGATATCGGTCGATTGATGCACTGTCGCGATGCCGGCCTTTGCCGCCTCGGAGGGTGTCCTTGGGGTGAAGGGGCGATCATCCAGCCTCATCGTGCCGCCATCGGCTTCCAGCACGCCCGAAAGGATCTTGACCAGCGTCGATTTGCCGGCGCCGTTTGCGCCCATGAGGGCAACGATTTCTCCGGGTTTAATCAACAGATGTGCGCCGGCAAGTGCGCGGGTCGAGCCGAAGCTGCGGGTGAGATTTTCAACATGAAGAAGCGGCATCTGGCGGCGTCCCGGGGTCTGCTTTCCGGGCGACATATTGGCTTGCATGGCTGCTCAACTTCCAGGCAAGCCATTGCCGCCGAGACGTTTCAAACAGAACAAAGAATCTCTCAAAGGCCGCAAAATCGGATCATTTAATCTACTAAAATTATAGAGTTTATATCTAATAATTTCATGTGTCGCGGGGATTTATCGTCCGTCAGACGACGCTTGCTATGACCAGAGGAACGCGACGATGAAATCTCTTGCACGGCTTGCTTTGAGCGCCGCCATCTCATTGATGTTTGCCCAGGCCTCCTTCGCCGACGGCCTTGCCGGTGCACCCGCTCCCTTCGACAAGGGGGGCGTCAAGATAGCGCTGATCAGCTATATTTCCGCCGGCGACTTCTTCCAGGCCTACCAGGCCGGCGCTGAAGCACAGGCCAAAGCGCTCGACATCGACCTGCGGGTCTTCCCCGGCCGTCAGGATGCGGCAGAGCAGCGCGAGCAGGTGCTGCAGGCGATCAATCTTGGCGTATCCGCTCTCGTGATCGACCACGGTCTGCCGGAATCGCTCGCCGATGTGGCGCAGCAGGCGCTGGACAAGGGCATCAAGGTTGTTGCGTTCGACGTGAACCTCAACAATCCGAGAATTCCCCAGGTGGAACAGAGCGACCACGAGCTCGCCCAGCTTGCGCTCGATCAAGCGGTGAAGGACAACGGTGCGAGCTTCAATGCCGCCTATGTCTATGTTGCAGGCTTTGCGCCTCTCGATCGGCGCAACGAGGTCTGGGACAAGTTCAAGTCACAGAATTCGGGCGTCGTGGAGAAGACGCGCTTCGGCGTCGTCAACGACACGACGGCAACCTCGACGGCCGATCAGGCGAAGGCGGCCCTGAGCGCCAATCCGGACGCCACCGTCGTCTTTGCGCCCTATGACGAGTTCGCCCGCGGCGTGAAGCTTGCCGCAAACGATCTCGGCATCGCCGGGAAGCTGAAGATCTATTCGGCCGACGTTTCGACAGCCGACATTCAGGAAATCACCGAGGAAGGAAGCCCGTGGGTGGCGACGGTTGCAACGAACCCGGCCGTTGTCGGCGCAGTGTCCGTGCGTGCGGCAGCGCTCCAGGTGGCTGGTGAGGAGGTGCCCCCACAGATCGTCGTCAAGCCGACGCTCCTGACCCAGGAAAGCCTGCGGGCGGCAGGCGTCAAGACGATCGAGGAATTGGCGCAGAAGATCCCGGCCTTCAGCACGAGCGACGCGGCGACCGCACACTGGATCCCGGACAAGCTTTTTTGATCCGCCTGCCTCGATCCCTCGCGGGGGCTTTGCGGCCTCCGCCGATCCCATTTCAATGAGTCGGAGTTCAGAACCATGAGCCAATCCAACGTCGTCTTCGCAACCAGCCGCAATATAACCCGAGAAGACCTCTTTGCCCGCGCCGTGGAAATCTCGGCGGCGATTTCCGGACGCGCCGCAGACCTTGACCGCGAAGGTCGTCCGCCGCTTGCCGAGATCATCAAGCTGAAAAATGCCGGTCTGTTGAATGCATTGCACCCGCCTGAGATCGGTGGCGGTGGTCTTGACTGGGTCGATGGCCTGAGGCTGGTGCGCATTCTCGCGCGGGGCGAGAGCTCCATAGGTCAGCTCCTCGGCTATCACTACGTCAACAGCCAGTATATCTACTGGGCGCTGGAGGAAGCGCGCGCCCGGGCTCTCGCGAACGAAACAGTTGCAAAAAATCTCTACTGGGGCGCTGCGGTCAATCCGCGTGATCCCGGCCTCGTGCTGACACGGCGAGGCAACGGCTATGTGCTCAACGGGCGCAAGTCCTTTTCCACCGCCGCGCATGTCTCCGATTACATCAATGCCAATGCGAGTCTCAACGACAAGGTCGTCGGCTTTGCCGTTCCGACAAGCCGTCCGGGCTATTTCGCCAATGACGACTGGGACAATTTCGGCCAGCGCCTGTCCGACAGCGGCAGCGTCGAGTTCCGCGACTTCGCAGTCTACGAAGAAGACTTTGTCGGTGCGCCTGCTGCGCCGGACGCCGCACCGGCGGTGCTTTCGACCTTTAACACGCCGCTTATCCAGCTGGTTTTCGTGAATTTCTACCTCGGCACGGCTGAGGGTGCGCTTGCGGCCGCGGTCGACTACGTCCGCACGACAACGCGGCCGTGGGTAACATCGGGCGTCCAGCGTGCAGCTGAGGATCCATATATCCTCCAGCGCGTCGGTGAGTTCACGGCCTCGTTGAAGGCATCCGCAGCCCTTGCCGACAGTGCGGCCGCAGTCGTTCAAGCTGGTCTCGCCAAGGGCCATCACGTGACGGCTCGCGAACGCGGCGAAGCGGCGGCGGAGGCCTATGCGGCCAAGATAAACGCCACGAATGTCTCGCTGGACATCACGTCGGGGATCTTCGAACTGACCGGTGCGCGCTCTA
This genomic stretch from Rhizobium favelukesii harbors:
- a CDS encoding LLM class flavin-dependent oxidoreductase, translating into MSREIRLNAFDMNCVGHQSPGLWRHPRDKSWTYKDLDYWVHLAKTLERGKFDGLFIADVLGVYDVLNGNVDAALRHSAQVPVNDPLQLIPTMSYETEHLGFGLTASLSFEHPYTFARRISTLDHLTKGRVGWNIVTSYLNSGALNVGQPAQTNHDDRYELAEEYLEVCYKLWEGSWEDGAVVRDREKGIFTHPQKVHPIRHAGKHFTVPGIHLSEPSPQRTPVLYQAGASSRGKDFAGAHAECIFVAAPSKAVLKRYVANVRQAAERVGRNPREILAFNLQTVVVGETDAEAQRKFNEYRKYASFEGALTLISGWTGIDFGQFGPDEVLRHRYTNAVQSAVETFTTIDPDREWTVREMADWVGVGGFGPVFVGSPSTVADLMQEWVDDTDVDGFNLAYAITPESFEDAVDLLVPELQRRGVYKTEYRQGTLREKLGGKGPRLAVPHPGAVYRNLGSEPTRLAV
- a CDS encoding ABC transporter permease; its protein translation is MSASTFAGRYAAGLARYGLILALVVVFSIFSAAAPTFPTLGNLQGILVNNFTLLAIVSIAMTLTVSAGGIDLSVGTAVDFASFAFVSLVLTGEPIAVALLGGLAAGAVVGAFNAILISAIGVSPFLATLGTLFIGRSIQQLLTNGGNPVYLPPAGVPEAFRFLGHGVIAGVPVPLLIAALIIAGVSVLLSRTRFGRVVLSIGIQPSVVRYSGVGRGPHVAATFILAGIIAAVAGIILTATVTVYIPSSGNAFLLSAIGATFIGTTFSPLGRPNVAGTVLGVLLLSIVANGLLLTGLNFYWQQVATGTLIFAVLAFSFINRKAADA
- a CDS encoding ABC transporter permease, with the protein product MSADVQFASLPAASTRHLPRVRAGKGRVAASALRVGSLLAFASILVVFSLTAPYFLTIGNIGNVLGQSAIAGVLAIGLTIVLIAGGSNVVTGGIDLSLAANMGLSAATYATLIQLGYGDLTAAGGALFTGLAIGAVNAAAVVFAGIVPLLATLAVMNVVAGLELVLTQNTVVPASTDFLTAMSASDGFGIPVLAYVLMGFTALAAAIVQYTPLGLRLYAAGEFPDAARAAGLPLKRLLAGAFVVSGLCGGFAGILSVSYLSGSTTGSGEMLLPVVVIALLGSVFSRRLVPTITGTLVSALFVGFLINGFQLLNLPSTLVSGVQGLLILIVVSATTLLRKREI
- a CDS encoding sugar ABC transporter ATP-binding protein, with translation MTASAIAQTIENDEYIIRLDHVVKHFGGAQALAGAALAVRRGTVHGLVGQNGAGKSTLIKILAGLHTPDEGLIEIESKPYDRLTPHLCEALGIHFIHQDRLLVPTFTIGEALFLGREARVAGTPFLNRRAMQRRAEEILANYFGVELPKDALIGELSTAERQIVQITRALLHQPKVLVFDEPTAALVRREAEILFRLIRRLCSEGVTIIYISHYLNEIEELCDHVTVLRNGVDVACLEISQTSAKAIASLMIERDITEMFPKRQVELGEEVLKVQALSAPNRFNNISFSLRRGEVLGITGLLGSGAKDIVRTLFGLQQAASGVIEIAGKTAQPRNPVQAVDRQLGLVPEDRRGHGVGLDLSLSENITLSSLARYTRFGFLEGRRERADTDDLIKRLQIKTAGRDTLVRTLSGGNQQKVAIAKWLSRQSEIYLLDEPTVGVDIGSKVEIYSLIGELAARGAGVIVLSSDLPELVGMTDRILVFFRGHVIRELVSSKTTTDEVLAASTGASEGLRHVG
- a CDS encoding sugar ABC transporter substrate-binding protein; amino-acid sequence: MNEGRGPGFGRREILKLAAVAGATFAGTGVSAGGQASAADDGLSLKGKRVAISATGTDHYFDLQVYNAQIEEVKRLGGEPIAVDAGRNDGKLIAQLQTLVAQKPDALVQILGTLSVIDPWLKKARDAGIPVLTVDVGSTNSINNTTSDNWDIGKDLALQLVSDIGGEGNIVVFNGFYGVTPCAIRYDQLVNVIKYFPKAKILQPELRDVIPNTVQDAFTQITAILNKYPDKGSIKAVWSAWDIPQLGATQAIAAAGRNEIRTYGVDGSPEVLQLVADPNSPAGADAAQQPAEIGRVAVRNVARLLAGQSLPRETYVPALLANKDNVGEIIKKLGIG
- a CDS encoding ABC transporter permease; this translates as MTTIEDGALAQQAETPETPSIDRQKGTASAILRSGAVFILLCLMLVGFAIAEPAFITLGNLMSILQAVSVVAILGAGVTVTLAVGGFDLSIGAVAASSVMAASYAMIVWHLDSFATVPLVLAFGAAIGLLNAFLIVRLRVPDLLATLAVMFLLSGLQLIPTGGRSISAGFVLPNGSKATGAYDAAFLLIGRYSLFGTLPVSVMLMIVVAIVLFVLTERTRIGRLLFATGGNEVATRLAGASTPRLKTLAYVISGALASLGGIVIAARVGRGDVSSGGSLLMDSVAAALIGFAVLNLRRPNVLGTVVGAVFIGVLLNGLTMLNAPYYTQDFVKGAVLVGALALTYGLGRNVDR
- a CDS encoding sugar ABC transporter ATP-binding protein, whose translation is MPLLHVENLTRSFGSTRALAGAHLLIKPGEIVALMGANGAGKSTLVKILSGVLEADGGTMRLDDRPFTPRTPSEAAKAGIATVHQSTDIVGAAGLTVADALLLHRFAERSTPFFVSRRSIRREAKAMLDAIGFSLALDRDFGDLSAADRQLVAIARALANRADLLILDEPTASLSGDETRRLFDILLRLRAEGLAILYISHRTADLEAIADRAVVMRGGRVVGSFKRPIDFPSAIETMIGRRLDAARPDARLATGPAVFEMRNAQLVPASDPFDLLLREGEVVAVTGVLGAGKSRLLSAIFGVARLAGGEMLLGGRPHRPKSPADAIAAGVAMAAEDRHRSSLMPPAWPGNSLAATISLPHLAKWYRNGFLFGGRERREASDAIARLGIKTAGPLASIWTLSGGNQQKAVIARWEAEPSRLLLLDEPFQGVDVGARRDIIEAIRARTDRATLIATSDPEEAHEVADRILTIDRHTLRPVATDAVSSAIQGTYA
- a CDS encoding substrate-binding domain-containing protein, which encodes MKSLARLALSAAISLMFAQASFADGLAGAPAPFDKGGVKIALISYISAGDFFQAYQAGAEAQAKALDIDLRVFPGRQDAAEQREQVLQAINLGVSALVIDHGLPESLADVAQQALDKGIKVVAFDVNLNNPRIPQVEQSDHELAQLALDQAVKDNGASFNAAYVYVAGFAPLDRRNEVWDKFKSQNSGVVEKTRFGVVNDTTATSTADQAKAALSANPDATVVFAPYDEFARGVKLAANDLGIAGKLKIYSADVSTADIQEITEEGSPWVATVATNPAVVGAVSVRAAALQVAGEEVPPQIVVKPTLLTQESLRAAGVKTIEELAQKIPAFSTSDAATAHWIPDKLF
- a CDS encoding acyl-CoA dehydrogenase family protein, giving the protein MSQSNVVFATSRNITREDLFARAVEISAAISGRAADLDREGRPPLAEIIKLKNAGLLNALHPPEIGGGGLDWVDGLRLVRILARGESSIGQLLGYHYVNSQYIYWALEEARARALANETVAKNLYWGAAVNPRDPGLVLTRRGNGYVLNGRKSFSTAAHVSDYINANASLNDKVVGFAVPTSRPGYFANDDWDNFGQRLSDSGSVEFRDFAVYEEDFVGAPAAPDAAPAVLSTFNTPLIQLVFVNFYLGTAEGALAAAVDYVRTTTRPWVTSGVQRAAEDPYILQRVGEFTASLKASAALADSAAAVVQAGLAKGHHVTARERGEAAAEAYAAKINATNVSLDITSGIFELTGARSTAERYRFDRFWRNVRTHTLHDPVFYKAKEVGEFVLNDKIPEVSLYS